The proteins below come from a single Candidatus Limnocylindria bacterium genomic window:
- a CDS encoding DUF5679 domain-containing protein — MANGYCVKCKASREIKDAKAITMKNGRPATQGSCPVCGTKIFKIGAA, encoded by the coding sequence GTGGCGAACGGCTATTGCGTCAAGTGCAAGGCCTCGCGCGAGATCAAGGACGCGAAGGCGATCACCATGAAGAACGGGAGGCCCGCCACCCAGGGGTCCTGCCCGGTCTGCGGCACCAAGATCTTCAAGATCGGCGCGGCGTAG
- a CDS encoding CBS domain-containing protein has translation MKVKDLMTPGPTVCRPEDTASQVATLMKQKDCGAIPVVKDGGKLVGIITDRDIVVRVVAAGKDPRTTPVSAVMSADPATLAPDADADAAEKLMADRQVRRLPVVDDGHLVGILVTAQLARRGNAKEVGETIKGISEAKSGRGSHARG, from the coding sequence ATGAAGGTCAAGGATCTGATGACACCAGGCCCAACGGTCTGCCGGCCGGAGGACACCGCATCCCAGGTCGCAACGCTGATGAAGCAGAAGGACTGCGGAGCGATCCCCGTCGTCAAGGACGGCGGAAAGCTCGTCGGCATCATCACGGACCGCGACATCGTCGTCCGTGTGGTGGCCGCCGGAAAGGACCCCCGCACCACGCCTGTATCGGCGGTGATGAGCGCCGACCCGGCCACGCTCGCGCCCGACGCGGACGCGGATGCGGCGGAGAAGCTCATGGCCGACCGCCAGGTCCGGCGGTTGCCGGTCGTCGATGACGGACATCTCGTCGGCATCCTCGTGACCGCGCAGCTGGCGCGGCGCGGCAATGCGAAAGAGGTCGGCGAGACGATCAAGGGGATCAGCGAAGCAAAGAGCGGACGAGGTTCGCACGCGCGCGGCTGA
- a CDS encoding FkbM family methyltransferase has protein sequence MRISGLVRSALRPLLRRPAFLLAEPWKIPQSPATGEDIFFCFRLLLGRPPNQEEWGGHFAQAGGDLDALVRSYMTSFEFSKRADTLLRHGTDGRVSLATSNRFSIYVQEADAQVSEHVKRDAYEPNVTAVFLERLRPGMHVLDIGANIGWYTMLSASLVGSSGSVTAIEPNPDSAKLLEASRRANAFDNVTVLQVAAGREPGLLVLHGSYGDAMTLATPDDAAALTSATTVPSFKVDDLIPRDMKIDLVKIDVQGAEYNALLGASELIKRCHPTIVSEFSPNMMPGISGVDGREYLRFLLGFGYKIAVIEGDGTLRDCGTDAERVMAAYLAGGVDHIDILLD, from the coding sequence ATGCGGATAAGCGGTCTCGTGCGGTCCGCCCTCAGGCCCCTGCTTCGGCGCCCAGCCTTTCTTCTCGCCGAGCCTTGGAAGATCCCGCAGAGCCCTGCGACGGGGGAGGACATCTTCTTTTGCTTCCGTCTCTTGCTCGGGCGGCCGCCGAACCAAGAGGAGTGGGGCGGGCACTTCGCGCAGGCCGGCGGTGACCTTGACGCTCTCGTCCGCTCGTACATGACCTCCTTCGAGTTCTCGAAGCGCGCCGACACGTTGCTCCGGCATGGAACGGACGGCCGCGTGTCTCTCGCGACGTCGAACCGGTTCTCCATCTACGTGCAGGAGGCCGACGCCCAGGTCAGCGAGCATGTGAAACGCGACGCGTACGAGCCCAACGTGACCGCGGTCTTCCTCGAACGTTTGCGACCGGGCATGCATGTTCTCGACATCGGGGCGAACATCGGCTGGTACACGATGCTTTCCGCATCGCTCGTCGGGTCGTCAGGCAGCGTGACGGCGATCGAACCGAACCCGGACAGCGCGAAGCTGCTGGAGGCGAGCCGGCGTGCCAACGCGTTCGACAACGTGACCGTGCTTCAGGTCGCGGCCGGTCGCGAGCCCGGACTCCTCGTCCTGCACGGCTCGTACGGCGACGCGATGACGCTGGCGACACCCGACGACGCGGCTGCGCTGACGAGCGCGACGACCGTGCCGAGCTTCAAGGTGGACGACCTCATCCCGCGCGACATGAAGATCGATCTCGTGAAGATCGACGTCCAGGGCGCGGAATACAACGCCCTGCTCGGAGCGTCGGAGCTCATCAAGCGCTGTCACCCGACGATCGTGAGCGAATTCAGCCCCAACATGATGCCCGGCATCTCAGGCGTCGACGGTCGCGAGTACTTACGTTTCCTGCTTGGCTTTGGGTACAAGATCGCGGTCATCGAAGGCGACGGCACGCTCAGAGACTGCGGGACCGACGCCGAGCGCGTGATGGCCGCCTATCTCGCTGGCGGCGTCGATCACATCGACATCCTTCTGGACTGA
- a CDS encoding VOC family protein — protein MFKDAKAFSGFSVNDLDAAKAFYGGKLGLDVRSGPMGSLELHLGTGTTVFVYAKKDHVPATYTMLNFPVADVEAAVDQLAKAGIKMERYPNMGQDAKGILRGNGPDMAWFKDPSGNVLSVLKTGGR, from the coding sequence ATGTTCAAGGACGCCAAGGCCTTCTCCGGTTTCTCTGTCAACGATCTCGACGCAGCCAAGGCCTTCTACGGCGGGAAGCTCGGGCTCGACGTGCGTTCGGGCCCGATGGGAAGCCTCGAGCTCCACCTCGGCACCGGCACGACGGTGTTCGTCTACGCAAAGAAGGACCATGTCCCCGCGACGTACACGATGCTCAACTTTCCCGTCGCCGACGTCGAGGCCGCGGTGGACCAGCTCGCGAAGGCCGGGATCAAGATGGAGCGCTATCCGAACATGGGTCAGGACGCGAAGGGCATCCTGCGTGGCAACGGCCCCGACATGGCGTGGTTCAAGGATCCGTCGGGCAATGTCCTCTCGGTGCTCAAGACCGGCGGACGCTAG
- a CDS encoding sensor domain-containing diguanylate cyclase gives MSDLSPLGRALALRSWRAALLAIAGAFLVFGLEQLAPTGWPRGALASGAWLAFGLGAMVAAARAAETTPGRDRLPWVFVAIAVGAWTVGMIVRSAFLVADVAIPTPGLDDATHLGAASLLILGFVAMVRGRRLAVYALVLDSGAVVLLLLAALALLLSSALASEMKQEPVATTVILLYAVLWSGATGAALSALWGSPIEQPRRAYAILALGIALNALAFTLSLPTFLFGRFQAGTGLDLLWMLGMIAIGAAAGTWIEDRRAEPRRLFSRDVIELSRLVLPALTAVLAAGLVVVANLIDSDVELFIDSAVAATMVILALRAGLALFANWRLSETERRRAVQFEALYEVGLAAAGERSLEELAKLVVEQATQLSRTDGAMFALAEPGNGLIIRALRPNPQLGLRDSVGEPLAGISLATIATRDMVVAPKYAEHPSSTKPLHATIASAIAVPLIAHGELVGTLAMYSATPREFSSDTQRLVRLYAAQAAIAIANARLLAETRRLARDDDLTGVMNRRSLMERLDGEMAEAARHGDIFAVVLCDVDGLKAVNDTAGHLAGNEVLTKVAHLMRETIRAEDVVARFGGDEFVLLLPRTGLLPAQALVGRIESRLREETYHWAGRDHPLPSVSFGIAWFPEDGRTDDALLACADERMYEDKVRSRAPRAGASEAD, from the coding sequence GTGAGCGATCTCAGTCCTCTCGGTCGGGCTCTGGCACTCCGGTCGTGGCGTGCGGCCCTCCTCGCCATCGCCGGCGCGTTCCTGGTCTTCGGACTCGAACAGCTCGCGCCGACGGGTTGGCCACGCGGCGCGCTCGCGTCGGGCGCATGGCTCGCATTCGGTCTGGGCGCGATGGTCGCCGCGGCGCGCGCGGCGGAGACCACACCGGGCCGCGACCGGCTGCCGTGGGTCTTCGTCGCGATAGCCGTCGGCGCGTGGACGGTCGGCATGATCGTGCGCAGCGCGTTCCTCGTCGCCGATGTCGCGATCCCGACGCCCGGCCTCGACGATGCCACGCACCTCGGCGCGGCCTCCCTGCTGATCCTCGGGTTCGTCGCGATGGTGCGCGGCCGGCGCCTCGCGGTCTACGCGCTGGTGCTCGACTCCGGGGCGGTGGTGCTGCTTCTTCTCGCCGCGCTCGCGCTCCTCCTCTCGAGCGCGCTCGCGAGCGAGATGAAGCAGGAACCGGTCGCCACGACGGTGATCCTTCTGTACGCGGTGTTGTGGTCCGGCGCGACGGGCGCTGCACTCTCGGCCCTCTGGGGTTCGCCGATCGAGCAGCCGCGTCGTGCCTACGCGATCCTCGCGCTCGGCATTGCGCTCAACGCGCTCGCGTTCACGCTCAGCCTGCCGACGTTCCTCTTCGGTCGATTCCAAGCCGGGACGGGCCTCGACCTGTTGTGGATGCTCGGCATGATCGCGATCGGCGCCGCGGCGGGCACCTGGATCGAGGACCGCAGGGCCGAGCCGAGGCGGCTGTTCTCTCGCGACGTGATCGAGCTCTCGCGCCTCGTTCTTCCGGCACTGACCGCCGTCCTCGCCGCCGGACTCGTTGTGGTCGCGAACCTCATCGACTCGGACGTCGAGCTGTTCATCGACTCCGCCGTCGCCGCGACCATGGTCATCCTCGCGCTGCGCGCCGGCCTGGCCCTGTTCGCGAACTGGCGCCTCAGCGAAACGGAGCGGCGCCGCGCGGTGCAGTTCGAGGCCCTCTACGAGGTCGGACTCGCGGCCGCCGGCGAGCGTTCGCTCGAGGAGCTCGCGAAGCTCGTCGTCGAGCAGGCCACGCAGCTGTCCCGCACCGACGGCGCCATGTTCGCGCTCGCGGAGCCCGGCAACGGCCTCATCATTCGCGCGCTGCGGCCGAACCCCCAGCTCGGCCTTCGCGACTCGGTCGGGGAGCCGCTCGCCGGCATCTCGCTCGCGACGATCGCGACGCGCGACATGGTGGTCGCGCCGAAGTACGCCGAGCACCCCTCGAGCACGAAGCCACTTCACGCGACGATCGCTTCCGCCATCGCGGTCCCGCTGATCGCTCATGGCGAGCTCGTCGGCACCCTCGCGATGTACTCGGCGACGCCGCGCGAGTTCTCGAGCGACACGCAGCGCCTCGTTCGCCTGTACGCAGCACAGGCCGCTATCGCCATCGCCAACGCGCGCCTGCTGGCCGAGACACGCCGGCTCGCCCGCGACGACGACCTCACCGGCGTCATGAACCGCCGTAGCCTGATGGAGCGCCTCGACGGTGAGATGGCCGAAGCCGCTCGGCACGGCGACATCTTCGCGGTCGTGCTCTGTGACGTGGACGGCCTGAAGGCCGTGAACGACACCGCGGGTCACCTTGCCGGCAACGAGGTCCTGACAAAGGTCGCGCACCTCATGCGCGAGACGATCCGCGCCGAGGACGTCGTGGCGCGCTTCGGGGGTGACGAGTTCGTGCTGCTCCTGCCGCGCACCGGACTGCTGCCCGCGCAGGCGCTGGTGGGTCGGATCGAATCGCGCCTCCGCGAGGAGACCTATCACTGGGCCGGCCGCGATCATCCGCTGCC